One window from the genome of Erwinia sorbitola encodes:
- the flgB gene encoding flagellar basal body rod protein FlgB, with translation MLDKLDAALRFNTEALNLRAQRQEILASNIANADTPGYQARDIDFASQMNKVLEQGRAQGSGLSLAVTSARHIPAENLQPPSMDLMYRVPDQPALDGNTVDMDRERTEFADNSLKYQTDLMAISSQIKGMMSVLQGQ, from the coding sequence ATGCTCGACAAACTGGACGCAGCACTACGGTTTAATACCGAAGCCCTGAACCTGCGTGCACAGCGACAGGAGATCCTGGCATCCAATATCGCCAACGCTGACACGCCGGGTTATCAGGCACGCGATATCGATTTCGCCAGCCAGATGAATAAGGTGCTTGAACAGGGGCGGGCGCAGGGTTCCGGACTGTCGCTGGCGGTGACGTCGGCACGCCATATTCCTGCGGAAAATCTTCAACCTCCTTCGATGGATCTGATGTACCGCGTTCCTGACCAGCCAGCGCTGGACGGAAACACGGTGGATATGGATCGCGAACGTACAGAGTTTGCCGATAACAGTCTGAAATATCAGACGGATTTGATGGCTATCAGCAGTCAGATTAAAGGCATGATGTCTGTGCTACAGGGGCAATAA
- a CDS encoding flagellar basal body rod protein FlgF, translated as MDHAIYTAMGAASQTLDQQAVTASNLANAATPGFRAQLNAARAVPVEGLSLPTRTLVTASTPGADMTQGALDYTERSLDVAMQGDGWLAVQTADGTEAYTRNGNMEVSPAGQLTVQGKVVMGDGGPIAVPQGAELTIAADGSITALNPGDAPNATVQLGKLKLVKATGNELTRGDDGMFRVSASAVAQRGATLPLDPTLKVMPGVLEGSNVKSTQTMVDMIANARRFEMQMKVISSVDENEQKANQLLSMS; from the coding sequence ATGGATCACGCAATATATACCGCAATGGGGGCTGCCAGTCAGACCCTCGATCAGCAGGCAGTGACGGCCAGCAACCTGGCCAATGCCGCAACCCCTGGCTTCCGTGCGCAGCTTAATGCCGCGCGCGCGGTACCGGTGGAAGGTTTATCACTGCCTACCCGTACGTTGGTCACGGCATCTACGCCGGGAGCAGATATGACTCAGGGGGCGCTGGACTATACCGAGCGCTCTCTGGACGTGGCGATGCAGGGTGACGGCTGGCTGGCAGTGCAGACTGCCGACGGCACCGAAGCCTACACCCGCAACGGGAATATGGAAGTCAGCCCCGCCGGGCAGCTTACCGTACAGGGCAAAGTGGTGATGGGCGACGGCGGGCCGATTGCGGTTCCGCAGGGCGCTGAACTCACCATCGCGGCTGACGGTTCGATTACTGCGCTGAACCCGGGTGATGCTCCGAATGCCACGGTACAGCTCGGCAAGCTCAAACTGGTAAAAGCCACGGGCAATGAGCTGACGCGCGGTGACGACGGTATGTTCCGTGTTTCCGCCAGCGCCGTGGCGCAACGCGGTGCCACTTTACCGCTCGACCCGACGCTGAAAGTGATGCCGGGCGTGCTGGAAGGCAGCAACGTGAAGTCGACGCAAACCATGGTGGATATGATCGCCAACGCCCGTCGTTTCGAGATGCAGATGAAAGTCATTTCCAGCGTCGATGAAAACGAACAGAAAGCCAACCAGCTTCTTTCCATGAGCTGA
- the flgG gene encoding flagellar basal-body rod protein FlgG, with protein MIRSLWIAKTGLDAQQTNMDVIANNLANVSTNGFKRQRAVFEDLMYQTLRQPGAQSSEQTTLPSGLQIGTGVRPVATERLHNQGNLSQTDSSKDVAISGQGFFSVQMPDGTTAYTRDGSFQTDQNGQLVTNGGFPVQPAITIPPNALSMTISRDGVVSVTQQGQTNPVQVGQLTLSTFINDAGLESMGENLYQETQASGAPTESNPGNNGAGTLYQGYVETSNVNVAEELVSMIQTQRAYEINSKAISTSDQMLAKLTQL; from the coding sequence ATGATCCGTTCTCTTTGGATTGCCAAAACCGGCCTTGACGCCCAGCAGACCAATATGGACGTTATTGCCAACAACCTGGCAAACGTCAGTACCAATGGTTTCAAACGTCAGCGCGCAGTATTTGAAGACCTGATGTATCAGACCCTGCGCCAGCCGGGAGCACAGTCATCTGAGCAGACCACGCTGCCTTCCGGATTGCAGATTGGTACCGGTGTGCGCCCGGTGGCGACTGAACGTCTGCACAACCAGGGTAACCTGTCTCAGACCGACTCATCGAAAGATGTGGCGATCAGCGGCCAGGGGTTCTTCTCAGTACAGATGCCGGACGGCACCACGGCTTATACCCGCGATGGTTCATTCCAGACTGACCAGAATGGCCAGCTGGTCACCAACGGCGGTTTCCCGGTACAGCCTGCAATCACAATTCCACCTAACGCACTGAGTATGACTATCAGCCGTGACGGTGTGGTAAGCGTCACCCAGCAGGGCCAGACCAATCCGGTACAGGTAGGCCAGCTGACGCTGAGTACCTTTATCAATGATGCCGGTCTGGAAAGCATGGGCGAGAACCTTTACCAGGAAACCCAGGCATCCGGTGCGCCAACGGAAAGTAACCCGGGCAACAACGGTGCAGGTACGCTGTATCAGGGCTATGTAGAAACGTCGAACGTTAACGTGGCGGAAGAGCTGGTGAGCATGATCCAGACTCAGCGCGCTTACGAAATTAACAGTAAG
- the flgC gene encoding flagellar basal body rod protein FlgC, giving the protein MALLNIFNIAGSAMAAQSQRLNVSASNLANADSVTGPDGQPYVAKQVVFQTDAAPGSPTGGVKVAQVIDDPAPARLVYEPGNPMADAKGYVKMPNVDVVGETVNTMSASRSYQANVEVLNTVKQMMLKTLTMGQ; this is encoded by the coding sequence ATGGCACTTTTGAATATTTTTAATATTGCCGGTTCGGCAATGGCTGCACAGTCACAGCGTCTTAACGTCAGCGCCAGTAACCTGGCCAACGCCGACAGTGTTACCGGGCCGGATGGTCAGCCCTATGTGGCGAAGCAGGTGGTGTTTCAAACGGATGCAGCTCCGGGATCGCCTACGGGCGGTGTGAAAGTGGCACAGGTTATCGACGATCCGGCTCCTGCGCGTCTGGTCTATGAGCCGGGCAATCCGATGGCAGATGCCAAAGGTTACGTAAAAATGCCCAACGTGGATGTAGTAGGAGAAACGGTGAACACCATGTCAGCCTCGCGCAGTTATCAGGCCAACGTTGAGGTTTTAAACACCGTTAAACAGATGATGTTGAAAACCTTAACCATGGGTCAATAA
- the flgD gene encoding flagellar hook assembly protein FlgD, whose amino-acid sequence MSIAVGVNEKQATTTLQSSSSSSDTSAADLQSNFLTLLVTQLQNQDPTNPMDNSQLTSQLAQINTLSGIEKLNTTLGSISGQITSGQSLQASTLIGHGVMVDGSQILVGTSTTTPFGVELGQASTSTTATIKDASGAVIQTIDLGAQSAGVHTFQWDGKAADGTTAADGKYTVSISASNATGQLVAQPLNYAYVSGVSSNAKGAVLDLGTMGTTTLDNVRQII is encoded by the coding sequence ATGAGTATTGCTGTTGGTGTAAATGAAAAGCAGGCCACCACAACGCTGCAATCGTCTTCCTCCTCTTCTGACACGTCAGCGGCGGATTTACAGAGTAACTTCCTGACGCTGCTGGTGACCCAGTTGCAGAATCAGGATCCGACCAATCCGATGGATAACAGCCAGCTGACTTCACAGCTGGCGCAGATCAATACCCTGAGCGGTATTGAGAAGCTGAACACCACTCTGGGATCGATTTCCGGACAGATTACCTCCGGCCAGTCTTTACAGGCGTCGACCCTTATCGGTCACGGCGTGATGGTCGATGGCTCGCAAATTCTGGTGGGAACCAGCACCACAACGCCATTTGGCGTTGAGCTGGGGCAGGCTTCTACCAGTACCACCGCCACGATTAAAGATGCCAGCGGTGCGGTTATTCAGACCATTGACCTCGGTGCGCAGAGCGCCGGTGTGCATACCTTCCAGTGGGATGGTAAAGCCGCCGATGGCACCACTGCCGCCGATGGTAAATACACAGTTTCAATTAGCGCCAGCAATGCCACCGGCCAGCTGGTTGCGCAGCCGCTGAATTATGCCTACGTGAGCGGCGTCAGCAGCAACGCGAAAGGGGCTGTACTTGACCTTGGCACCATGGGTACTACCACCCTGGATAACGTACGTCAGATTATTTAA
- the flgE gene encoding flagellar hook protein FlgE produces the protein MGFSQAVSGLNAASSNLDVIGNNISNSATAGFKSSTVAFADMFAGSKVGMGTKVAAVVQDFNDGTTTTTSRGLDVAISQQGFFRLSDASGAVYYSRNGQFTLDANRNIVNMQGLQLTGYPATGTPPTVQTGANPVALSVPTTSMSAKATTAVSMTTNLNSTDSVKPLADLDITDPTTYNAKSAMTTYDALGNAHIVNLYFNKTADNKWTATPVDATTGTTGTATAMEFSPTGTLLTPANAKISFDMGALNGALAKTGMTVDITGSLQQNTGTSTFGNPVQDGYKPGDLTSYQINDDGTLVGTYSNEQTQVLGQIVLANFANPEGLKSEGDNVWSATASSGQALTGVAGTGNLGTLTAGALESSNVDLSKELVNMIVAQRNYQSNAQTIKTQDQILNTLVNLR, from the coding sequence ATGGGCTTTTCACAAGCGGTCAGCGGCTTAAACGCAGCATCCAGCAACCTCGACGTTATTGGTAACAACATTTCCAACTCCGCAACAGCGGGCTTTAAATCCAGCACCGTGGCGTTTGCTGATATGTTTGCCGGTTCTAAAGTGGGTATGGGTACTAAGGTTGCGGCCGTGGTACAGGACTTTAACGACGGTACCACCACCACCACCAGCCGCGGCCTTGATGTGGCGATCAGCCAGCAGGGCTTTTTCCGTTTGAGCGATGCCAGCGGCGCGGTGTACTACAGCCGTAACGGCCAGTTCACGCTGGATGCCAATCGTAACATCGTCAATATGCAGGGCTTGCAGCTGACCGGCTATCCGGCAACGGGCACACCGCCAACCGTGCAGACCGGTGCTAACCCGGTAGCATTGAGCGTACCAACGACGTCCATGTCAGCCAAGGCCACCACTGCGGTCTCCATGACAACCAACCTGAACTCCACGGACAGCGTTAAACCTCTCGCGGATTTAGATATCACCGACCCGACGACCTACAACGCCAAGTCAGCGATGACTACTTACGATGCGCTGGGCAACGCGCACATCGTCAATCTGTACTTCAACAAGACGGCTGATAACAAGTGGACGGCAACTCCGGTTGATGCCACTACCGGCACCACGGGTACAGCAACCGCTATGGAATTCAGCCCGACGGGGACATTGCTGACACCGGCTAACGCCAAAATCAGCTTTGATATGGGGGCACTCAACGGTGCGCTGGCTAAAACCGGTATGACTGTGGATATCACCGGCAGCCTGCAACAGAACACCGGCACCAGCACCTTCGGTAACCCGGTTCAGGACGGTTACAAGCCTGGCGATCTGACCAGCTACCAGATCAATGACGACGGTACTCTGGTGGGAACCTACTCCAATGAACAGACTCAGGTGCTGGGCCAGATCGTACTGGCTAACTTTGCTAACCCTGAAGGCCTGAAGTCTGAGGGCGATAACGTCTGGTCTGCAACTGCATCATCAGGTCAGGCTCTGACCGGCGTGGCCGGTACCGGTAACCTCGGTACGCTGACCGCTGGTGCGCTGGAGTCTTCCAACGTTGACCTGAGTAAAGAGCTGGTGAATATGATCGTGGCGCAGCGTAACTATCAGTCGAATGCGCAGACGATTAAAACTCAGGACCAGATTCTTAACACGCTGGTCAACCTGCGTTAA